A region from the Paraburkholderia youngii genome encodes:
- a CDS encoding sulfurtransferase TusA family protein codes for MQIHKEVDARGLMCPLPILRAKKALADMESGQILKVLATDPGSQRDFAAFAKQTGNEIVESSAHDKVFTFLMRRR; via the coding sequence ATTCAGATTCACAAGGAAGTCGATGCGCGCGGGCTCATGTGCCCGCTGCCCATCCTGCGCGCCAAAAAAGCGCTCGCCGACATGGAAAGCGGCCAGATTCTCAAGGTGCTCGCCACCGATCCGGGCTCGCAGCGCGATTTCGCCGCGTTCGCGAAGCAGACCGGCAACGAGATCGTCGAAAGCTCGGCGCACGACAAGGTATTTACGTTTCTGATGCGGCGCCGCTGA